In Opitutaceae bacterium, the sequence CGCCGAAGCTGATGCCAGATGCGGGAAGAAGCGTCGCATTCGATGAGGCGGCTGTCACGAGCAGGCTGTCGGCCGCCGTCATGCTGTCGCCGACCGTAAACGCGATGGCACCGGTGGTGCGATTGACGCTGATGGCGCGATCGCCAATTGCGCTGATCGTCGGGGGAGTGTTGACCGCATTGACGGTGACGAGGAAGCTCTCGCTCGCGCTCAGCGTGCCGTCGCTGACCACGATGGTCACCGTGGCGCTTCCTGTCCTTTGCGCGGCCGGTGTCACCGTGACCGTGCGGCTTTCGCCCGCGCCGCCGAGCACAATCCCTCCCACGGGGAGAAGCGTTGGATCCGATGTGGATGCGGAAACCGTCAGGCTGGCCGCCGGTGTAGACGCATGGGAGATCGTGAACGGTATCGCAGCGGTGCTTCCATTCATGTCGACGGCGACATTCGCGATCTCGGTGATTGTCGGCGCTGTTGCAACGGCTGTCACGGTCACCGTGAACGTCATGGTCGATGTGAGGCTTCCGTCGCCCACCTCGACTGCGATCGTGCTGGAACCCACCTGATTGACCGTCGGCGTGACCGTGATCGAACGATTCGCGCCGGTGCCGCTCAAGAGAAGACTGCCGCTGGAGACAAGGGCCGTGTTGGAGGAGGAGGCGGCCACCGTGAGCGAAGTCGCGGCCGTCTGCGCATCGCCAATGACAAAGGACAGTGCGCCGGTGGAGGTGTTGGCCTCGATGGTCCGGCTGGCGATCGCGCTGATCGTCGGCGGCGTGTTGACCGCATTGACGGTTACAACAAACGAACGCGATGCCGAGAGCGCGCCGTCGCTCACAGTCACCGTGATGCCGGCGGAACCGAACTGGTTTGCAGCCGGCACAACCGACACCGTGCGACTGGCTCCACTTCCGCCAAAGGCAATGTTCGCCACGGGAACCAGCGCGAGGTTTGTGGAATACGCCGACACTACAAGATTGGAAGCCGGCGTCTGGGCGTCTCCGACGGTGAATGCGAGGGCCGGTGTCGCCGTATTGGCGTCAATCGTTGCATTCGCAATCGACGAGATCGTCGGCGCGGTGTTGGGCGCGGTGACCGTCAGCACGAAACTGTCGCTCGCCGTGGACTGCCCGTCGGACACCGTCACGGTGATCGTGGCCACACCCGAGAGTCCCGCGGGAGGCTGCACCACAAGCGTGCGGGACGAATCCCCCCCTCCCAGGATGAGCGCGGACGCGGGCACCAGCGTGGGATTGGTCGAAGATGCCGTTACGGTGAGCAGGCTCGCCGATGTCTGCGCATCCCCGATGGTGAACCTAATAACTCCCGTGTTCGAGCCCGAGGCTATCGTCAGGTTTGAAATGTCGCCAATGGTCGGAGGGGTGTTGGGCAGGTTCACCGTGAGGACGAAGCTCTCGTTCGCGACCAGCACTCCGTCGGAAACGCTGACCGTGATCGTCGCCACGCCCGATCGGTTCGCGGCGGGCTGCACGGAGATGGTCCGGTTCGCCCCTGATCCGCCGAGCACGATGTTCGCATCAGGCACAAGCATCTGATTCGACGAACTGGCGGTGACCACCAGGTTTCCCGCGACAGTCTGGGCATCGCCAACAATGAAGCTTATGGCGCCGGTATTGACACCCGAGTCGATCGTGCGGTTGGCGATATCGCTGATCGTCGGCGCCGTGTTCACGCTGTTAACCGTGACAGTGAACGCCCGGGTTGAAGTGTTCACTCCATCGCTGACGGCCAGCGTGATGGTGGCGGTGCCGGTCTGATTCGCCGAAGGGGAAACGGTGACGGTGCGATTTGCCCCGCTCCCGCCATGGACAATGCCCGAGTTCGGGACGAGGACCGTGTTGGACGACGTTGCGCTGACTGAGAGCGAACCCGCGGAAGTTTCGGCGTCCCCAATCGTGAAGGCTATCGGTGCGGAGGAGCTGTTCGCATTGATGGCAATGGAACTGATTGCACTGATCGTCGGCGCGGCATTGGACGCCGACGGCGTCGTCGCGGAAGCCGTCGCTGAATAGGCGGAGGCGCCAGCAGCGTTGTAGGCGCAGACGCGGTAGGTGTATGACTTGCCATCCTCAAGACTCGAATCGACGTAGGTCGTGACATCCGCGCCCGTCGCACCGATCATCATGAAACTGCCGCCGGCGGCCGAGCGCTCTATCCTGAATCCGAGCTCGTTGTCGGAATTGTCCTGCCAGGTGAGCGTCAACTGGGCCCCTCCAGCAGCAACGGCTCCAGCCATGAGACCGCTGACAGCCATGCGAAGGAGGCGCGAGGCGATGCGCTTCGGCAAATGTGGGACGCCACTCCTGATTGCAGAAAATAAACCGGTCATCGCAGGAATGTGGCTCGTGGCTGTTGAGTCGGGAGTCATTTAGAAGTCGTTGCATGCAGGTGTCTACCACGATCGGGCTGCCAACCTTCGAAAGGCTGCCGCCGCGACCGCAGGCAATGGCTGCATTTATCCGCTGAACTCATTCGTCCCCACCAGGCGATTGCCCCGGGTTTTACCAATTTTTATCAGCCGGAAACCTGACTCCAAATCCGCGGCATCCCTCGATCGGGATCCCAGCTAATTCCCTGAAACCAAACAACATCGTCCACACATGGGGGATTTCATCCCATGGCCCCGGGAATTCACGATCTCCGAGATGGTGGAAACTCGGCCCCCACCCGGGAATTCCCTCCATGCAAACGACGGAGAGGGGGTGACGGGGCCAATCCCTTGCACCCTGCTTTCCAGATCTTTGACGTTAGCGCCGAAACAGGCTGGCAAGTGAGCCGAGGTCCTTGAGCTGAGACTTCTTTGCCGGAGTTTGCGAAATGGGGGCCATCATCGGCGGGGGCTTGGGCTGTGGTGGCGAACTCACCTTTTCCTCGACTCCACCTTCGTCCTTCAACGCACGATCAAGCTTGACCGCGGAAACCGGCTCCGCCGTGCCAAGCTCCTGCGCAAACAGGCTGACACGGAACTCCTCCACCATCCAGCGCACCGGATCCTCAAAGCTGCGCCGGGTCGCCTCCGCGGCATAGGGCGCCAGCATTTCGCCTCGCTCCCGGTCCTTGGCCGGATTCTTTCGCCAGCGCTCATTTCGCACCTGCATGGCCTGCAGATACCGCGTCAGGTGGTGGAGTCGTTCGTAGGGAATCCTGCGCACGAAATCCGGAGGCAGCAGGGCCTGCACGTCCCTCGCCAAATTCGGATACGGATGCGGCGCCACGAGCAGCGCCTGACGCAAACCCAGGATTTCCTTAAGCAGGTCCGCCAGCTTCGGAACAATTCCGCGCAGGTCCGCTTTGGCGGACTCGACCGCCGACTCAAACGCAGGACGTGTCAGGGCTGCCACTCGCGCGGGATCACCCACCCAGCGTCTGATGGAGACATGCGCGTCCTCCTGCATCATCGCCGCAGGCGCGAGCGTTGAGGCGAGCGGGCCGAGCTGGCGGAGCGCGCGCAGCTCCTTCTCCAGCCAGGCCAGATCGTACCTCAGGCTCAACTCCAGCAGGCGGCGGAGCCCCCGGCGGGTCGTGCCACGGGCATCCTCCTCCGAGCGCACCAGCCGCAGCGCCACCCCGGTCTCGCCCGCAACCAGCGCCGGAAAGGCATGCACCACCACGCCCGCCTGCTCGGTGACAGGCACGCGCGGTGGAATCGCATCGAATTCCCAGGCCACAGACTCCGGGCGCTCCCATCGCCGGCGCGCCAGGCGCCAGGCATCCGGATCCTCGCGCGCGACCGACTCCGACGCCTCGCGCGCGCGCTTCGCGAGAACTGACTTCACTTCTTCAAGATCGCGACTCGCCACCAGCACATTGCCGTCATCGTCCTGCACGGACACGCGCACGCGAAGATGCCCGGGGATGGGGCGATCCGACCAGTACGCCGGATCCACCCGCAGTTGGTATCGGTCAAAGAGATGTTCCGCGAGAACCTCCTCAAACGTGCCGGCAGGATCGCGCAAACGCGCCAGCGACGCCACCCCTGCAGTGACAGTCTTCACGGATTCGGCCAGCGGGACAAACAATCGCCGGTGATCCTTTGGCAGCGCGCGCAACCGGTGCTCAACCCGGGCCGCCAGGTGGCCCGGCACAGCCCAGTCCAGCGCCGCGGGCGTCAGCCTGCGCGCATCATGAACGCTGACCTCGAGATTGACGCCATCATCATCCGCCCCCGGCTTGTAGGCGTACTGAAGCGGCAGCGCCCGGTTTTCCAGAGGCAGCGCCTCGGGAAACGCCGAGTGGTCATGTTCAAGCGCCTCTGGCTCGCGCAAATCCTCAGCGCGCACATGCATGAAATCAGGATCCGTCGCTCGGCGGTGGCGGACGAGATCCACGAGTTCCGCAACCGTCGAAACACCGCGCGGACGTGCATCCGGATCCGCTTCTGAAACACGCGTCTCCGAATCCAGGCTCGCCGCATAAAAATTGTAGAGCGCCTCATCCAGGTTCAAGTATCCCGCATTGCGCGTGCGCGTCAGTACGTCCTCCACCTGCTGGCGCACCTCGCGGTTGTGGATGAGAAAATCGAAGGGCCAGGTGATGGTGTCGGCGACGAGCCCTTCGCGGATGAAGATCTCCGTTGCATGCACCGGATCGATGCGCCCGTAGCCGACCGCCCGCGTGTCGAGTTCGAGTCCGTAAAGGCGCGTGCGCTCCTTGACCATCACGCGCCCTGTGTCCGCACTCCAGAAGGGTTCGCTGTGACTCGTCCTCACGACATGTCCGGCAAGATCCATCACCCACGCGGGATCGATGCGCGCACATGTCCGCGCATAGAGCCGCGAGGTCTCCACGATTTCCGAGGACATGATCCAAGGCGGCACACGCACCGCCTTCTTTTCAGGAGCGCCATCGCGTCCGCGTTTCCTTGAATCCTCCCGACGAAACAGCACCGAGCCGGGAAACAACGCCACCCGCCGGTCATGCGTCGCCTTGTAAGCGCGGTTTTCCTCATCCCATCGTGCGACATTGCCGAGCAGCCCCGTCAGCACGCTCCGATGAATCGCCCGATATCCGGAGCCGCCATAGGACATCAGCGTCTCGGCCGCGGCGGAGTCGATCGACGGCAGCCCGTCGAATACCGAGGTCGCTGCAAAATCGCTGCGCTGCTCGAGCACGTCCGTGAGCTGGCCATGGATGTCGCGCCACTCGCGGAGCCGAACATAGCTGAGAAAGTGCTCGTGGCAGAATTTCCGCAGCCGCGCCTGGGAGAGCCGCTCAAACTGCGCATGGTAGGCGTTCCAGATCGCAAGCAGCGTGAGAAAGTCCGACTCCGGATGCCTGAACCGTCGGTGCGCGGCGTCGGCCGCGGCCTGTTTGTCAAGCGGCCGCTCCCGCGGATCCTGCACCGACAGGCCCGCTGCAATGACCAGCACCTCCTTCAGGCACTTCTCCTTTCTGGCCTGAAGAATCATGCGGCCCACCGTCGGATCAACTGGAAGTCGGGCGAGTTCCTGTCCCAGCGGAGTCAACGTGCGGTTCCCCTCCGTCGAAACCGCGGCGCTGTCCGGGGCCGCATCATTTCCGGACTTCACATTCGGAGGTGTCAGCGCCCCCAGCTCCTCCAGAAGAGCGTAGCCGGATCGGATCGCCTTGCCCGCCGGCGGATTGATGAACGGGAAGCGTTCGACGTCCCCCAGCCCGAACGCCTTCAAGCGAAGGATGACATCCGCAAGATTCGCCCGCTGGATCTCAGGCTGCGTGAACCGCGGCCGCTCGTTGTATTCAGCTTCGGAATACAGGCGGATGCAGACCCCATCGGAAACGCGCCCCGCCCTCCCCGCCCGCTGGTCGGCGCTGGACTGCGAGACCGCCTCGATCGGCAGGCGCCGCGTGCGCGCCTGCGGAGCGTATCGGCTGAGCCGGGCGAGACCGGTGTCGACGACGTACCGGATGCCGGGAATCGTCAGCGAGGTTTCCGCAATGTTGGTCGCAAGCACCACCTTGCGGCGCTGGCTCGGGGAGAATACCTGCTGCTGCTCCGCATTGGACAGTCTTCCAAAGAGCGGAACCACTTCGATCCTGGAACCTGGGCCGGCGCCGCGTTCATCCAGCAGGTCACGCAGTTCGCGAATGTCCCGCTCGCTCGGCAGGAAGACCAGCAGGTCGCCCTCGTCCGTCTCCGTCAGCACCTTCTCGATCGCCTGCGCCGCGCCATCCACATAGTGCAGCGCCTCAACCCGCGCGGATTGCTCGGCTCCGCGATCCGGCTCCTCGGGGTCCTCGACATAATCGCTGCCGAGTCCGTCGAGGGGGGAATAGACCAGATCGACGGGATGTGTCCGTCCGGAAACCTGGATGATCGGTGCGCCATCGAAAGCCTGGCTGAAAGCCTCGGTGTCGATCGTGGCCGAGGTGATGATGATCTTCAGCTCGGGGCGCCTGAATCGAAGGGTGCGCAAATGACCCAGCAGGAAATCGATGTTGAGCGATCGTTCGTGTGCCTCGTCAATGATGATGGTGTCATAGGCCCGCAGCATCGGGTCGCTCTGGACCTCCGCGAGGAGCATGCCATCGGTCAGGAACTTGATGACGGTGCCGCGCGAGGTGCGGTCATCGAAGCGGATCTTGCAGCCAACCGGTCCGCCCCATTCGACACCCAGTTCCTCCGCGACACGGCGCGACACCGACAATGCGGCGACGCGGCGCGGTTGCGTGCAGGCGATCATGCCGCGGCTTCCCCGACCCGCAACGAGGCACATCTTTGGAATCTGCGTCGTCTTGCCCGAGCCCGTTTCCCCGGCAAGAATCACCACGGGATGTTCCTGAAGCGTGGCGATGATCTCCCCGGCCCGCGCCGAAATCGGCAGGTCCGGCGGGAAGTCAACGCGGAAGGCAAAAGGCTTTTGATCTGGCTTTGGCACGGTGTAATCGCGGGAATGTCCCTTCCCTAACGATGGCTGGCAAGTTCGACGCTCCTCCTCCTCTCCCGCACGAAGTCCTCGAACGGGTGCTCCGTGTCTCGCAGATTGACGGTCGGATGCTCTTGTTCATCGCAGGCGGTTTCGCGCTTGTCTCCGCCTACGCCGGCGACGCGCTCGGCGCGATCGTCGGCTGCTGCGCCGCGGGAGCAGGGGCCCTCGAGCTTCATGGTGCCGGTCGCTTGCGTTCCGGCAGCATCGCGGGCATCCGGGATCTTGTCAGGAGTCAATTGCTTCTGCTGGGCGTGATCTTCGGCTACGTCGGGTATCAACTGGGCAATTTTCAACCGGAGGCCATCCTGTCGGCGGTGACGCCGGCACTCAAGGAGCGGTTCACAGAAATGGGCATCAGCTCTGATCAATATCTGCCGATCCTCAGGCAATCCTACTATTTCGGCTACGTCGCGGTCGCGCTGGTCTCCCTCGTCTATCAAGGCAGTCTGGCACTCTACTACCGCCGGTCGCGCAGGGTGATTGCGCGCGCATTTGAAGATTCGGATTGATGGGACAGGTAGCCCGGTGCCGCAACTGGCAATGGCACCGCACCGTCCCGCCGGAGCTTGAGCGGGAAATGTTCCCATGCCAGAGTATCCGCCATGTCCAGGGAGCGCTACATACTCGCCAAACAGCGGTGGGCCGAAAAACAGGTCGCCGCTGGTTTTCGCCCACGCGTCGATCCGGCTCGGGAACGCCTCCCTCCAGGGCAGAAACTGACGCAGGGATTCCCTGTGCTCGACCTCGGCGTGCAGCCACGGATTCCGTTGAACGAATGGCGGCTGACCCTCGACGGATTGCTCGGAAATCCGACCTGTCTCACCTGGGATGATTTCAACGCCCTGCCGCAGGTCTCGGATGTCAGTGACTTCCACTGTGTGACCACCTGGAGCAGGTTCGACTGTCGCTGGAGCGGCGTGGCGTTCACGACATTGTACGAGCTGGCCCGCCCCGGCCCGGAGGCGCAGTGCGTCTACTTCACCGGGTACGACGGGTATTCCACCAATGTGTCGCTTGAGCAGTGCCTCGCCGAGGATGTGCTCATCGCGACGACCTTTGAGGAGAAGCCACTGACGCTCGAGCACGGCGGTCCGGCCCGCGTGATCATTCCAGGGCTCTATGCCTGGAAGGGGGCAAAGTTTGTGAAGGGAATCTCCTTCCTTGCCGGGGACAAGCTCGGCTTCTGGGAGGTCCGCGGCTACTCCAGCACCGGCGATCCGTGGAAGGAGGAGCGCTACGCCTGATCCCGCCCGGAGCCGGTGCGCTTCGCGGGTGCGACCGGGTGAACGGGACTGCCGAATGCGAAAAGTGAGGTTTGACCCTTGATTAAGGGGTCAAACCTCACTTTTCGCATTCGGGGATGCTCCAGCCACGATTCAGAGGGTGCGGTCATCAAGATCCCGGGGGCGGTTCAGGTTGTGAAACCAGGCTTCCTCACGGGGGGCAACCGGGCGCGTGAAGAGTTTTCCACGATCGCCGGCACTTGCAAGCAGCCGCTGCAGCGACCGCCCTCCCCCAAGCATGGCATCCCGCCACCCGGCCATCCATGAACGCGGGTAGACGGATGCCAGCGGCTCGAACGATCCATCCGCGAGCCGTCCGCAGGCGCCCGAATCCACCCGGCATTCTCGAGCCAGCTCCCGCAGCCAGTCGACCGGCAGCCACGGCAGGTCGACCGCCAGGACAAACAGGTGCGA encodes:
- the hrpA gene encoding ATP-dependent RNA helicase HrpA; this encodes MPKPDQKPFAFRVDFPPDLPISARAGEIIATLQEHPVVILAGETGSGKTTQIPKMCLVAGRGSRGMIACTQPRRVAALSVSRRVAEELGVEWGGPVGCKIRFDDRTSRGTVIKFLTDGMLLAEVQSDPMLRAYDTIIIDEAHERSLNIDFLLGHLRTLRFRRPELKIIITSATIDTEAFSQAFDGAPIIQVSGRTHPVDLVYSPLDGLGSDYVEDPEEPDRGAEQSARVEALHYVDGAAQAIEKVLTETDEGDLLVFLPSERDIRELRDLLDERGAGPGSRIEVVPLFGRLSNAEQQQVFSPSQRRKVVLATNIAETSLTIPGIRYVVDTGLARLSRYAPQARTRRLPIEAVSQSSADQRAGRAGRVSDGVCIRLYSEAEYNERPRFTQPEIQRANLADVILRLKAFGLGDVERFPFINPPAGKAIRSGYALLEELGALTPPNVKSGNDAAPDSAAVSTEGNRTLTPLGQELARLPVDPTVGRMILQARKEKCLKEVLVIAAGLSVQDPRERPLDKQAAADAAHRRFRHPESDFLTLLAIWNAYHAQFERLSQARLRKFCHEHFLSYVRLREWRDIHGQLTDVLEQRSDFAATSVFDGLPSIDSAAAETLMSYGGSGYRAIHRSVLTGLLGNVARWDEENRAYKATHDRRVALFPGSVLFRREDSRKRGRDGAPEKKAVRVPPWIMSSEIVETSRLYARTCARIDPAWVMDLAGHVVRTSHSEPFWSADTGRVMVKERTRLYGLELDTRAVGYGRIDPVHATEIFIREGLVADTITWPFDFLIHNREVRQQVEDVLTRTRNAGYLNLDEALYNFYAASLDSETRVSEADPDARPRGVSTVAELVDLVRHRRATDPDFMHVRAEDLREPEALEHDHSAFPEALPLENRALPLQYAYKPGADDDGVNLEVSVHDARRLTPAALDWAVPGHLAARVEHRLRALPKDHRRLFVPLAESVKTVTAGVASLARLRDPAGTFEEVLAEHLFDRYQLRVDPAYWSDRPIPGHLRVRVSVQDDDGNVLVASRDLEEVKSVLAKRAREASESVAREDPDAWRLARRRWERPESVAWEFDAIPPRVPVTEQAGVVVHAFPALVAGETGVALRLVRSEEDARGTTRRGLRRLLELSLRYDLAWLEKELRALRQLGPLASTLAPAAMMQEDAHVSIRRWVGDPARVAALTRPAFESAVESAKADLRGIVPKLADLLKEILGLRQALLVAPHPYPNLARDVQALLPPDFVRRIPYERLHHLTRYLQAMQVRNERWRKNPAKDRERGEMLAPYAAEATRRSFEDPVRWMVEEFRVSLFAQELGTAEPVSAVKLDRALKDEGGVEEKVSSPPQPKPPPMMAPISQTPAKKSQLKDLGSLASLFRR
- a CDS encoding sulfite oxidase-like oxidoreductase: MSRERYILAKQRWAEKQVAAGFRPRVDPARERLPPGQKLTQGFPVLDLGVQPRIPLNEWRLTLDGLLGNPTCLTWDDFNALPQVSDVSDFHCVTTWSRFDCRWSGVAFTTLYELARPGPEAQCVYFTGYDGYSTNVSLEQCLAEDVLIATTFEEKPLTLEHGGPARVIIPGLYAWKGAKFVKGISFLAGDKLGFWEVRGYSSTGDPWKEERYA
- a CDS encoding molybdenum cofactor guanylyltransferase; its protein translation is MNAPSSHGLSFDGVLLAAGKSSRMGTDKACLALRDGRLLWQRQHSMLVEAGARRVFLSVRRDQDWAAGEIHCVHDTVPGAGPIAGILAAFERSTASHLFVLAVDLPWLPVDWLRELARECRVDSGACGRLADGSFEPLASVYPRSWMAGWRDAMLGGGRSLQRLLASAGDRGKLFTRPVAPREEAWFHNLNRPRDLDDRTL